TCAACAGTCCGGCGCGGCAGAGCGAAGAACCCGCATCCCGATACCGAACCTCCACGAGACAGTATGCGGCGCTGGAAGGCCGCGGAATGCCCCCGTTGGCAGGGCGGGAGAATCCGGGGCAACGGCAGCGTTCCGTCGGCGCGCCTTTCCGTCTAGGAATATGTCCGCCAACAGCGGGTTTCGTCATGGACAAGGGCTTCGTCATCGGTATCGGCGCGCTCGAAGCGCTGTGTCGGGACGCAGCCCTCGCCGCCGGCGCGAGCCCGGACGCAGCCGCTTCGCTGGCGAGCGCCACGCTCGCGGCCGAAAGGGAGGGAAATCGGGCGGTCGGGATCGCCCACCTGCCCTTCTATCTGGACGCGCTCAAGGAAGGCCGCATCGACGGCCGGGCGGAGCCGACGATCGATCGCTTGCTGCCGGCCGTCATCCATGTCGACGCGCATGGCGGCACGGCCCATCTCGGCTACGACCGGGCGCACGACCTGCTCGTGCAGGCGGCCCGCAGCTGCGGCATCGCGCTGTTCGCGCAGAAGAACGCCTACACCTGCGGCTCGCTCGGCACCTTCGCGCGACGGCTCGCGGGGGAAGGGCTGGTCGCGCTCGCCGCGACCAACGGCCCGGCGCTGATGACCGTTCCGGGCGGGCGGATCCCGGTGTACTGCACCAATCCGCTCGCCTTCGCGGCGCCCATGGCCGACGGCGACGTGCTGCTGGTCGACCAGGCCTCCAGCCAGACCGCCTACGTCAAGGTTCGCGAGGCGGCCGAGCGCGGCGAAGCTCTTCCTGCCGGCTGGGCGATCGACCCGGATGGGCGGCCGACGACCGATCCGGATGCGGCCATGAAGGGCGCGCTCTTGACCTTCGGTGGTCCGCGCGGCGCCAACATCGCCCTGATGGTGGAAGTGCTGTCGGCCGGCCTGTCCGGCGCCAACTGGTCGCTCGACGCGCCGTCGATCACGCAGGGCAACCGCTCTCCCGGCACCGGCCTCCTCGTCCTCGCCATCGAGCCCGCTGCCTTCGGTTCCGGATTCGGCGACCGTCTCGCCCGACACGCCAGGCGACTGGAAGCGGCCGGCGTCCACATCCCGGGTCGCGGCAAGGCGGCAGCCCTTCGCCGTTGCGCATCGGAAGAGATCGAGGTTTCGGCCGA
The nucleotide sequence above comes from Aquibium microcysteis. Encoded proteins:
- a CDS encoding Ldh family oxidoreductase, which encodes MDKGFVIGIGALEALCRDAALAAGASPDAAASLASATLAAEREGNRAVGIAHLPFYLDALKEGRIDGRAEPTIDRLLPAVIHVDAHGGTAHLGYDRAHDLLVQAARSCGIALFAQKNAYTCGSLGTFARRLAGEGLVALAATNGPALMTVPGGRIPVYCTNPLAFAAPMADGDVLLVDQASSQTAYVKVREAAERGEALPAGWAIDPDGRPTTDPDAAMKGALLTFGGPRGANIALMVEVLSAGLSGANWSLDAPSITQGNRSPGTGLLVLAIEPAAFGSGFGDRLARHARRLEAAGVHIPGRGKAAALRRCASEEIEVSAEALGHIRSYLPLTADPAAPPGA